The DNA segment TAAACCGGTATGCTTAAGGACAAGAAGAGACGATCGTATTGCGAGTGGCTCAAGGCCATTGACACCTTAGTCTCTTCTTCCTGCCCTTAAGTATACACTATTATCCCTATCTCCTTTATATGACATAAACGAAAGGCTCCTGCGCTCTCATCAATTTCCTCCAGCCATGCCCGGTTATGTTCACCGCATAATGAATGTCTATTCCGGCATTCAGGCAATCTTCAATGACTTTGACATAGATAACTGTCGGATCCAGCAGAGACTCTCCGTAAGTCCTGCCGTCAGAAAGCGGGGTCAGATAGCCTCTTGGAAGCTTGCCGGCAATCTTTCGGGCAAGCGTCAGGCCATTAGCATGAATCCCGGAGCTTTCAAATATCACTATCGCGTCACCATTTTTGATATTTGCCTTGATCAGCTTATTTTTGGGCTTCGCAATTCCCACAGCGGAACCGCTCAACACAACCGTTCCGGGAATTATTATATCCTTAAGCGTGGGAGTTTCTCCGCATCCCCAAGCGCACCCGGCCATATTGCATGATTTTTTCCATCCGATTATCAGTTTTTTGCTTCGTTTTTTATTTTTCACCCAATCTGAGTTTCCCAATCCCAGATGCATGGCAGTTGCTATGGGCATGATCCCGAGAGTTATCATGTCGTTAAGGATCATTGCAAGAGTATCTTGCGCGATCTTGTCGTCATAGCTCTTTCCGGTAAGCTCGAACATTGCATCTGCAACAAGACTTTTTGTTCCAAGCCCCTCTTCAACAAAACCGAGATAATATTCTCCCATGTCTATAACATAGACACTTTCTCCTCG comes from the Candidatus Paceibacterota bacterium genome and includes:
- a CDS encoding AIR synthase related protein yields the protein MKKKKETGMTYAGTGVVYSDMDWFKRMAQKSAKETAGNIRRFGIQELSMSRGESVYVIDMGEYYLGFVEEGLGTKSLVADAMFELTGKSYDDKIAQDTLAMILNDMITLGIMPIATAMHLGLGNSDWVKNKKRSKKLIIGWKKSCNMAGCAWGCGETPTLKDIIIPGTVVLSGSAVGIAKPKNKLIKANIKNGDAIVIFESSGIHANGLTLARKIAGKLPRGYLTPLSDGRTYGESLLDPTVIYVKVIEDCLNAGIDIHYAVNITGHGWRKLMRAQEPFVYVI